GCCCAGGCCAGCGGCGACGACGCACACCCGGTGCAGCTGCTGGAGTACCGCAAGTACCGCAATGCCGACTACCCTGGCCTGAGCGCGATCCTCACCGACTTCCTCGGTGACAACGCGCGGCCCAGCCAGTGCGTGGTGGCCACCGCCGGATTCGCCCGCGAAGACGGCACGGTGATCACCGCCAACCTGCCGTGGCCGCTGTCGGCCCGCCAGGTGGAGGCCGAGGTGGGCCTGCAGCACGTACACATCGTCAACGACTTTGAAGCGGTGGCCTATGCCGCCGCGCAGGTCGACGCCAGCGGTGTGCTGCACCTGTGCGGCCCCGAGACCGCAGCGCGCGGCCCGACCCTGGTGGTCGGCCCCGGCACCGGCCTGGGCGCGGCGTTGTGGATCCCCACGCCGAATGGCCCGGTGGTGCTGGCCACGGAAGCCGGCCAGCCGACCCTGGCGGCCAGCACGGAACTGGAAATGGCCATCGTCCGCCACATGCAGCGCGAGCGCGCGCACGTGTCGATCGAACATGCGCTGTCCGGCCCCGGCCTGATGAACCTGTACCACGCCATCTGCGCACTGCAGGGGCAGACCCCGGTACTGGCCAGCCCCGATGCGGTGACCGCTGCAGCCATGGCCGGCACCGATGCACTGGCCCGCCAGGCGCTGGACGTGTTCTGCGGCCTGCTCGGCAGCACCATCGGCGACATGGCGCTGTTCTATGGCGCGCAGGGCGGTGTCTACCTGGCCGGCGGCATCCTGCCGCAGATCCGCGAATACCTCCATGCCAGCGCCTTCGTCGAACGCTACCTGCAGAAGGGGCCGATGGGCGAAGCACTGGCACGCATCCCGGTGAAGGTGGTCGAGCACGGGCAACTGGGCGTCATCGGCGCCGCCAGCTGGTTCCTGCTCCACGCCAACGCCTGAACCGCAGTACGCAGCAAGCAGTACGCAGCACCGCAGTACGCACGACGCGCTGTAATCGCACCATCGCGCCCGGCAGCCCCTGCTGGCGCCAGGCATGACCTGCCATTCGTTCGCCGCCGACAACGCACACCAGTGATGAGGAGAGACATCATGAACACCCGCAAGACTCTGCTTTCGGCAGCCATCGTCGGCTGCCTCGCCTTCTCGGCGCACGCCCAGCAGGCAACGCCCCAGGACCTGGACACCGTACAGGTGGTGGGCATCCGCGCCAGCCTGGAAAAATCGCTGGACACCAAGCGCAACAACGTCGGTGTGTCCGAAGCGATCACCGCCGAGGACATCGGCAAGTTCCCCAGCACCAACGTGGCCGAAGCGCTGTCGCAGATCCCGGGCGTCACCCTGGACCGCCGCTTCGGCCAGGGTGAGCGCGTCAGCATCGACGGCACCGACCCCAGCCTCAACCTGTCCTTCCTCGACAACCACCCGGTGGCGCAGGCCATCTGGCTGTATGGCGAGCAGCCCAACCGCGGCTTCGACTACACGCTGCTGGCCCCGCAGATCCTGGGCCGCGCGGAAATCATCAAGTCGTCCGAAGCGCGACTGACCGAAGGCAGCCTCGGCGGCACCGTGCTGATGCACACCCGCCAGCCGCTGGACCTGAAGCAGAACGAAGTGGCCGCCTCGGTGGGCTACAGCTACAGCCAGCAGGCCAGCGAAGGCAAGCCGAACGCCGCCGTGCTGTACAGCTGGAAGAACAACGACGAGACCTTCGGCGTGGCCGTGTCGGCCCAGCACTACGAAGAAGCCGTCGACCGCCAGGGCAAGGAAGTATTCGGCTATACCAAGGCCAGCACGTTCCCCAATGCCACGGGCGTGGCCGCCGACGTGGACGTGCCGAATTCGTTCAATGCCGCCTGGTTCCAGCAGGAACGCAAGCGCGACAGCGCTGTGGTCAACCTGCAGTTCAAGCCGACCGATGAGCTCGAGTTCAACCTGAGCGGCATGTACATCAAGGAAAAGTTCGACAACTACAACCAGTCGCTCTATTCCTTCCTGACCTGGAATCCGGGCACCGTCAACGCCGTCGATCAGCTCGGCGACGTGCGCAATGGCGTAGCCACCAGCGGCCACTCCAACGCCAGCGCCATCGCCAACAGCGGTACGCTGATCTATGACAACAACGTGCGCCTGTCCGAAGTGGTCACCAAGGGCGTGGACCTGCGCGGTGCCTGGAAGGGCGAAAGCTGGGGCGTGACCGGCCAGGCCGGCCAGAGCAAGTCCGACAACAAGAACTTGGCCCAGTACTTCATCGAGCCGTTCTACAACGGCGGCTACAGCTGGAACATGGACAAGGGCATCACCTTCGATGACCCGGCAGGCGCCCGCGACCCGGCCAACTGGGGTTCGGCCGGCGGCTGGTTCGGCAACAACGGCGTGTTCGCCACCGAGAGCAAGGACACCTACGCCCAGCTCGATTTCAACGTGCAGTTCGACAGCATCTTCAACCAGCTGCAGTTCGGCGTGCGCCACGGCAAGCACGATGAAGCCTTCACCCTCAACGTGTACGGCGGCGTCACCCCGGGCACGCTGGCCGACGTGGGCACCATCGGCCTGACCGACATCCAGGGCTTCACCACCGACCAGGGCCGCCACGTGCAGGCCGGCCGCGACAACGTGCTGAACTGGGTGCGCAACAGCCCGATCGACTACAGCAACCCCGATCCGGCCAGCTACCTCAACAACAGCTGGGCGCTGACCCAGACCAACAACGCGGCCTACGCGCAGCTGAACTTCTCCAACGGCCCGCTGCGCGGCAACCTGGGCGTGCGCTACGTCGATTCCAAGACCGAAGGCAGCGGCTTCGTCTACGGCGGTACGCCCACCCTGACCGACCTGGACAGCAAGTGGCAGACCCGCACCAAGAAGGAAGACTTCGTGCTGCCGTCGTTGAACGTCGCGTGGGACACCGACAACGACTGGGTTTTCCGCTTCGCTGCGGCCAAGGTGATCGCCTGGGCGCCGTACAACCAGATGGTCAACAACACCTTCCTCAACGACACCACCCTGACCGGTTCGGGCGGCAACGCCGATCTGTCGCCGTATGAGTCGTGGAACTTCAACGCCTCGGCCGAGTACTACTACGCGCCGCAGGCCGTGGTGGCCTGGTCGGTGTTCTACAAGAAGATCGACAACTACATCGATACCTCGGCCACCATCGAGCGCCAGTACAACTCGATCCGCGACACCTCGCCGGCCACCTGGACGAACCTCGTCGGTACCAACGGCTGCACCGCCGATGGCTACTGCGATTACAGCATCCAGCGGCCGCGCAACGCCGGCAGCGGCCACGTCAAGGGCTTCAACATCAGCTTCCAGCAGCCCTTCGGCGAAAGCGGCTTCGGCCTGACCGCCAATTACACCTACGCCAACGGTGAGAACAACACCGGCGATCCGCTGCCGTACCAGTCGCGCAATGCCATTGCGTTCAGCCCGTACTACGAGAAGGGCCCGATCAATGCGCGCCTGACCTACAACTGGCGTGACAGCTACCTGGCCGGCGGTTACGTGGCCGGTGCCGCCCCGTCCAGCGTGGACGACTACGCGGAACTGGGTGCCAGCTTCGGCTACACCTTCAACGACAACTGGTCGCTGACGGTGGACGCGCAGAACCTGCTGGACGAGACCTACTTCCAGTACCTGGGCGACAAGGAACACCTGGCCGGCAAGTACAAGAGTGGCCGCCGCTACATGGCCACCCTGCACTTCAAGTTCTAAGCCTGCACCCAGCTGCACATCGCGACGGGCCCGGATTTCCGGGCCCGTCGTACGATGGGACACCGGAATCGCCGCCTGCGCGGCGGCCACGCGCGGCACAGCGAGCCGCCCACCACAGGAGTGAGATGATGCGACCCTTCCCCCTTGCCGGCATGCTGCTGGGCCTGGCGATGCTTCCCGCCGCTGTCCATGCCGCCGATGCGCCGGCACTGGATACCGGCCCCGGCCCGCAGCTGCGCGCCGGCAGCCTGATGCTCATCCCCGCCCCGGCCAACGTGCAGCGCAGCCAGGGCAAGGGCATCACCCTGGCTGCAGGCACATCCCTACGCGCCGACAGCGAAGCCGAGCAGCGCGTAGCGGGCCAGTTCGCCGATCTGCTGGCCCGCAGCGGCGGCCCGCACCTGCGCCTGGCCACCGGCAAGGCCGATGCCAAGGCCGGTGGCATCCGCTTCCAGATCATCCCCACCTTCCGCGACAGTGGCGAAGGCTACACGCTGGAAAGCACCGCGCAGGGCGTGCTGGTGCAGGCCGGCAATGAAACCGGCCTGTTCTACGGCGCCACTACCCTGGCCCAGCTCGCGACCGGTGGCAGCCAGGGCCAACTGCCCGCCGTGCAGATCCAGGATGCACCGCGCTTTGTCTGGCGCGGCTTCATGCTCGACTCGGCGCGCCACTTCCAGAGCCTGGATGAAATCAAGCGCGTGCTCGATGCGATGGCCGCGCACAAGCTCAACACCTTCCATTGGCACCTGACCGATGACCAGGGCTGGCGCATGGAGATCAAGCGCTACCCGAAGCTGACCGACGTGGGCAGCTGCCGCCTGCCGGCCGGAGACGGCGGCATCGATCCGGTGACGAAGCAGGAATACCCGTACTGCGGCTTCTACACGCAGGACCAGATCCGTGAAGTGATCGCCTATGCGGCGAAGCTGCACATCCAGGTGATTCCGGAAATCGACGTGCCCGGCCATGCCACCGCCGCCATCGCCGCCTACCCGGAACTGGGCTCGATCAGCACCCCGCTGAAGCCGATCAGCGAATGGGGCGTGTTCCCGAATCTGTTCAATGTGGAAGACAGCACCGTCACTTTCCTGGAAAACGTGCTGGAGGAAGTGATCCAGCTGTTCCCGGCGAAGTACGTGCACGTGGGTGGCGACGAGGCGGTCAAGGACCAGTGGATTGCCTCCAGGCAGGTGCAGAAGCGCATGCGCGAGCTGGGCATCAAGGATGAGATGGCGATGCAGAGCCACATCATCAAGCGCCTGGAAACCTTCCTGGAAGAACACGACCGCCGCCTGATCGGCTGGGACGAGATCCTCGAAGGCGGCCTGCCACCGCAGGCCACGGTGATGTCCTGGCGCGGCACCGAAGGCGGCCTGGCCGCCGCCAGCAGCGGCCATGACGTGGTGATGTCGCCGGTCAGCCACCTGTACCTGGATTACCTGCAGACCGGCTCGCCCAACGAACCGCCGGGCCGCCCGGCCCAGGTCAACCTGGCCAAGCTGTACAACTTCGAGCCGGTGCCGGCCGAACTGGCCGCCGACAAGCGCGGGCACATCCTCGGCCTGCAGGCGAACATGTTCACCGAGCACACGCGCAGCTACGCACGCCTGCAGCACAACCTGTTCCCGCGCCTGGCCGCGGTGGCTGAAACCGGCTGGAGCGCAACCGAGCAGCGCGACTTCCGCGATTTCCTCGCCCGTCTGCCCGCGCAGCTGCAGCGTTACCGCGCGTGGGGACTGGCCTATGCGCAGACCCCGTTTGAAGTCGGCGTGGGTTACAGCGATGACCGTGCCGCCAACACCGTGACAGTCTCGCTGGCCAACCCGCTGGGCTATGAAGTGCGCTACAGCACCAACGGCACGCCGGTGACGGCCGCCTCGCCGCTGTACCAGCAGCCGCTGACCCAGCCGCTGCCGGCCACCGTACAGGCCGCTGCGTTCTTCCAGGGCCAGCCGCTGGCCGCTGCGCCGACCGTGGCTGCGTTCACCGCGCAATCGCTGCTCAGCCGCCACAGCCAGGAACTGCGCAGCTGCGTGGGTGAAAAGGGCCTGGTGCTGCGCCTGGAAGACGACGGCCCGCGCGAAGGCGCGCGTACCGTGTTCACCGTGGACATCTTCCAGCCCTGCTGGCGCTGGCCGGCTGCACAGCTGGATGGCATCAGCACAGTGGAGGTACGCGCCGGGCGCATTCCGTACTACTTCCAGCTGGCGCACGATGAGCCCGCGCGGAAGTTCGAGAAAGCGAAGAGCCGCACTGGCGAAATGCTGATCCGTCGTGGCGACTGCACCGGCAAGGTCGTCGCGCAGGTGCCGCTGCCGGCCGCACCCGACGCCGACGGCTTCGTCACCCTGCGCGCGGCGCTGCCGAAGGGGGTGTCGGGCACGGACGATCTGTGCATCAACTTCACCGGCGATACGCGCCCGGCGATGTGGGTGCTGGATGAGGTGACGCTGCGGTAGAGCCGAGCCCACGCTCGGCTGCCGTTGCCCCATCCACGCATGGCGTGGATCTACGGGTCATGCCATCCACGCATGGCGTGGATCTACGGGGTCGGATCCCTTTCCACAGGAAAGGGCTCTGACCCCGGGACCGGCACCCTCAGCCCCGCCAGCGCAGCAGCAGGTCGCGCAGCGGGGTCAGTGCGGTCGCCAGCCCCGACAACACGCCTACCGTATTGGCCAGTGCATCCATCGGATCCGCACTGCGGGTGCTGGTCAGTGCGCCCTGCGCGAATTCGATGCCCACGCCCATCAGCACCAGCCCCGCCCCCGCCCACAGCAGCGGCGTGCCACGGCGGAACAACTGCACTGCACTGCCGGACAGGATGAAGTACGCCAGGAAGTGCTCGACCTTGTCGCTGTTTTCCGGCAGCTGCAACGGCGGCGGCGGGATCAGGCAGACCACGATCACCACCAGCACCGCCAGCCCCCACAGCCCGGCCCACAACACCGGGCGACGCAGCGGCTTGAGGGCCGCCAACGCCGCGCTCACAGGCGCCAGCTCAAGTCACCCAGCTCGAACGCCGGTTCAAAATCCACCTCGCGCTGCAGGCCGATCACCTGGAAGCGCTCACCCATCTCGGTCGGCAGGGTCAGCTTCTTGACCTGGTCGCGCAGCTGGATGCGGCCCACTTCATCGGTGCGCTCTTCGGCCAGCACCAGCACCTGGTCCAGTCCGTTGCCCAGCAGGAAACTGGACTGGCTGCAGTAGCCGGCCAGCTCGAATCCACCGTGCAGGCCGGCCTCGGCCATGGCGGTGAAATCCACCGATGCGGTGATGTCCTGCAGGCCCGGCCAGCGGTACACCTCGTTGTGCACGTGGTGGCGGTAGAACGCGCGCACGGTGCCGTCATCGCGGTCCTGCTGGTAGAACTCGCCACGGTTGTAGCCGTAGTCGACAAACAGCATTGCCCCCCGCTGCAGGCCACCGGCCACCGCCTGCAGCCAGTACGGCAGCTGCGGCAGCACTTCGGAGCGATAGCCATCGGCGAAGGGCTTTTCCAGATAGCGTTCAAGATGGCGCACCGCGCCGTTGAGCAGGATGTCGGCCGGCTGCGCGCCGCGCATGAAGTTGCCATCCCCATCCAGTTCGACGGTTTCCTCGTAAACCTCGCCCTCCTTGATGAGGAAGCGTGGGGTCGGCAGCGCGTCGATCACCTCGTTGGCGAACACCACGCCGTCCCATTCGTCATCGAACGGGCGGTCGACCCATTCCACGCGGCTGGCCAGTTCGGCCGGCAGGTTCTGCTGCAAGCGCTGCTGCTGGCGCTGGCGCAGATCGGCACTGGGTTCAAGAATGGCGTAGCGGGCCGGCAGTGCGTCCAGTTCAGCCAGGCGCAGCAGCACGGCCTCGGCAAAAGCGCCCGTACCGCCGCCCAGTTCCAGCATGCGCGCGTGTGCATCGAGCTGGCCGAACACCGGCGCCAGCGCGTTGGCCACGCTGCCTGCGAAGAGGCTGCCCAGCTCGGGCGCCGTGGTGAAATCACCGCTGCCGCCGAACTTGCTGGCCCCGGCGCTGTAGTAGCCCCAACCGGGGGCGTACAGGCACAGTTCCATGAAGCGCGAGAACGGGATCGCCCCGCCCTGCGCAAGGATTTCAGCACGCAGGGCGGCCGCCAGCTGGTCGCTGTGGGCCAGGGCGTCGGCGTCGGGCAGGGGGAACGTGGGCTGCATGGTGTCTTCAAATGCGGTGACAATGGTGCACAGGATAGCCGAGCCTTGGAGGACCCTCATGCGTGACACCGCCCCCGTGGCCCTGATCACCGGCAGCGCCCGCCGTATCGGCGCAGCCATCGCCCGCCAGTTCCATGCCTGTGGCTGGTCGGTGGTGCTGCACGCCCATACGTCCAGCGCCGAACTGCAGCAGGCCGCGTTCGACCTGGAGAATATCCGCCCGGGCAGCGTGCTGGCCCTGCAGGCCGATCTGCGCGACGGCGCGGCCCTGCCCGATCTGGTGGAACAGGCCGTGGCCCACTTCGGCCGCCTGGACGCGCTGGTCAACAACGCCTCCAACTTCTTTCCCACCCCGCTGGGCCAGATCACCGCCGAGGCGATGGATGAGCTGTACGCGGTGAACGCCCGCGCGCCCCTGCTGCTGTCACAGGCCGCTGCGCCCCACCTGCGCCGCCAGCAGGGCTGCATCGTCAACCTGACCGACCTGCACGGCACCGACCCGATGCGCGACCACATCGCCTACACCATGGCCAAGGCGGCGCTGGAAATGGCCACCCGTTCGCTGGCGCTGGAACTGGCACCGAAGGTGCGGGTGAATGCCGTGGCACCGGGCGCGATCCTGTGGCCGGAACAGGGCAAGGATGACTTCGCCCGCGAGGCGCTGCTGGCCCGGACGCCGCTGGCGCGCATCGGTACCGTCGAAGAGATTGCCGAAGCCGTGTACTGGCTGGTGGCCGAGGCCAGCTTCGTCACCGGCCATACCCTGCGCGTTGATGGTGGGCGTACGGTCAGTTGACCTGTTGCCGGCCAGCGGCCGGCGCTACCGGTATCGCCGGCCGCTGGCCGGCAAACCCTCATTCCAGGTCAACAACCTCGAACGCTTCGCCATGCTGGCGATGCGCACGCCACAGCGTGGCCAGATCCTGGCCGGTCACCGGATCGATGAACTCCGGGGCGATGTCCGCCAGCGGCTTCAGCACGAAGGCGTGCTTCAGTTCCGGGCGCGGGATGCGCAGATGGCCGGGACCTTCCACCACCAGGTCGCCGTAGAACACCACGTCGATATCCAGCGTACGGTCGGAGAAGCGCGGTCCGCTGCGGTCGCGGCCATGGGCGTCTTCCAGTGCGTGCAGCCAGTCATCCAGCTCCTGCAGCGGCAGGTCCGTTTCGATCGCGACGCCGTTGTTGAGGAAGGCCGGGCCATCGAAGCCCACCGCAGCGGTGCGGTAGGCCGGTGACACCCGCAGCGCGCCGAAGCGCTCGCGCAGGGCCGTCACCGCGGCGTGGAGGTAGCGGCGGGGCTGGACGTTGCTGCCCAGGCTCAGGAGCACGGTGGTCATGCGGTTCCGGTGGCGGCGTTCTGGGGGGTGCGTGGGCATGCCGTCATCACGGCGGCCTGCCTACACTCCGGGACGCACATGATAGGACACCCACATGACCTATTGCGTTGGAATCGAGGTGGACGAAGGCCTGGTCTTCGCCGCCGACACCCGGACCAATGCCGCGCTGGACGATGTCCGCGTGCACCGCAAGCTGCACGTGTTCGAGTATCCCGGCGAGGCGACCTTCGTGCTGATGGCCGCTGGCAACCTGGCCACCACCCAGTTGCTGGTATCGCGCCTGCAGCGGGATGCCACTGAAGCACGCACGCCCAATCTCCGGCAGATGCGACACCTCTTCGAGGCCGCCGCCTACGTGGGCGGGCTGCTGGTGGACAGCCAAGTGAAGTGCCAGCACACCGAA
Above is a genomic segment from Stenotrophomonas sp. ESTM1D_MKCIP4_1 containing:
- a CDS encoding glucokinase family protein, giving the protein MTASHPAPAHVLSRVAPSFLAADVGGTHVRVARAQASGDDAHPVQLLEYRKYRNADYPGLSAILTDFLGDNARPSQCVVATAGFAREDGTVITANLPWPLSARQVEAEVGLQHVHIVNDFEAVAYAAAQVDASGVLHLCGPETAARGPTLVVGPGTGLGAALWIPTPNGPVVLATEAGQPTLAASTELEMAIVRHMQRERAHVSIEHALSGPGLMNLYHAICALQGQTPVLASPDAVTAAAMAGTDALARQALDVFCGLLGSTIGDMALFYGAQGGVYLAGGILPQIREYLHASAFVERYLQKGPMGEALARIPVKVVEHGQLGVIGAASWFLLHANA
- a CDS encoding TonB-dependent receptor; amino-acid sequence: MNTRKTLLSAAIVGCLAFSAHAQQATPQDLDTVQVVGIRASLEKSLDTKRNNVGVSEAITAEDIGKFPSTNVAEALSQIPGVTLDRRFGQGERVSIDGTDPSLNLSFLDNHPVAQAIWLYGEQPNRGFDYTLLAPQILGRAEIIKSSEARLTEGSLGGTVLMHTRQPLDLKQNEVAASVGYSYSQQASEGKPNAAVLYSWKNNDETFGVAVSAQHYEEAVDRQGKEVFGYTKASTFPNATGVAADVDVPNSFNAAWFQQERKRDSAVVNLQFKPTDELEFNLSGMYIKEKFDNYNQSLYSFLTWNPGTVNAVDQLGDVRNGVATSGHSNASAIANSGTLIYDNNVRLSEVVTKGVDLRGAWKGESWGVTGQAGQSKSDNKNLAQYFIEPFYNGGYSWNMDKGITFDDPAGARDPANWGSAGGWFGNNGVFATESKDTYAQLDFNVQFDSIFNQLQFGVRHGKHDEAFTLNVYGGVTPGTLADVGTIGLTDIQGFTTDQGRHVQAGRDNVLNWVRNSPIDYSNPDPASYLNNSWALTQTNNAAYAQLNFSNGPLRGNLGVRYVDSKTEGSGFVYGGTPTLTDLDSKWQTRTKKEDFVLPSLNVAWDTDNDWVFRFAAAKVIAWAPYNQMVNNTFLNDTTLTGSGGNADLSPYESWNFNASAEYYYAPQAVVAWSVFYKKIDNYIDTSATIERQYNSIRDTSPATWTNLVGTNGCTADGYCDYSIQRPRNAGSGHVKGFNISFQQPFGESGFGLTANYTYANGENNTGDPLPYQSRNAIAFSPYYEKGPINARLTYNWRDSYLAGGYVAGAAPSSVDDYAELGASFGYTFNDNWSLTVDAQNLLDETYFQYLGDKEHLAGKYKSGRRYMATLHFKF
- a CDS encoding family 20 glycosylhydrolase is translated as MMRPFPLAGMLLGLAMLPAAVHAADAPALDTGPGPQLRAGSLMLIPAPANVQRSQGKGITLAAGTSLRADSEAEQRVAGQFADLLARSGGPHLRLATGKADAKAGGIRFQIIPTFRDSGEGYTLESTAQGVLVQAGNETGLFYGATTLAQLATGGSQGQLPAVQIQDAPRFVWRGFMLDSARHFQSLDEIKRVLDAMAAHKLNTFHWHLTDDQGWRMEIKRYPKLTDVGSCRLPAGDGGIDPVTKQEYPYCGFYTQDQIREVIAYAAKLHIQVIPEIDVPGHATAAIAAYPELGSISTPLKPISEWGVFPNLFNVEDSTVTFLENVLEEVIQLFPAKYVHVGGDEAVKDQWIASRQVQKRMRELGIKDEMAMQSHIIKRLETFLEEHDRRLIGWDEILEGGLPPQATVMSWRGTEGGLAAASSGHDVVMSPVSHLYLDYLQTGSPNEPPGRPAQVNLAKLYNFEPVPAELAADKRGHILGLQANMFTEHTRSYARLQHNLFPRLAAVAETGWSATEQRDFRDFLARLPAQLQRYRAWGLAYAQTPFEVGVGYSDDRAANTVTVSLANPLGYEVRYSTNGTPVTAASPLYQQPLTQPLPATVQAAAFFQGQPLAAAPTVAAFTAQSLLSRHSQELRSCVGEKGLVLRLEDDGPREGARTVFTVDIFQPCWRWPAAQLDGISTVEVRAGRIPYYFQLAHDEPARKFEKAKSRTGEMLIRRGDCTGKVVAQVPLPAAPDADGFVTLRAALPKGVSGTDDLCINFTGDTRPAMWVLDEVTLR
- a CDS encoding SAM-dependent methyltransferase is translated as MQPTFPLPDADALAHSDQLAAALRAEILAQGGAIPFSRFMELCLYAPGWGYYSAGASKFGGSGDFTTAPELGSLFAGSVANALAPVFGQLDAHARMLELGGGTGAFAEAVLLRLAELDALPARYAILEPSADLRQRQQQRLQQNLPAELASRVEWVDRPFDDEWDGVVFANEVIDALPTPRFLIKEGEVYEETVELDGDGNFMRGAQPADILLNGAVRHLERYLEKPFADGYRSEVLPQLPYWLQAVAGGLQRGAMLFVDYGYNRGEFYQQDRDDGTVRAFYRHHVHNEVYRWPGLQDITASVDFTAMAEAGLHGGFELAGYCSQSSFLLGNGLDQVLVLAEERTDEVGRIQLRDQVKKLTLPTEMGERFQVIGLQREVDFEPAFELGDLSWRL
- a CDS encoding pteridine reductase, whose product is MRDTAPVALITGSARRIGAAIARQFHACGWSVVLHAHTSSAELQQAAFDLENIRPGSVLALQADLRDGAALPDLVEQAVAHFGRLDALVNNASNFFPTPLGQITAEAMDELYAVNARAPLLLSQAAAPHLRRQQGCIVNLTDLHGTDPMRDHIAYTMAKAALEMATRSLALELAPKVRVNAVAPGAILWPEQGKDDFAREALLARTPLARIGTVEEIAEAVYWLVAEASFVTGHTLRVDGGRTVS
- the folK gene encoding 2-amino-4-hydroxy-6-hydroxymethyldihydropteridine diphosphokinase, which gives rise to MTTVLLSLGSNVQPRRYLHAAVTALRERFGALRVSPAYRTAAVGFDGPAFLNNGVAIETDLPLQELDDWLHALEDAHGRDRSGPRFSDRTLDIDVVFYGDLVVEGPGHLRIPRPELKHAFVLKPLADIAPEFIDPVTGQDLATLWRAHRQHGEAFEVVDLE